One genomic region from Streptomyces sp. Li-HN-5-11 encodes:
- a CDS encoding copper homeostasis protein CutC, which translates to MSTRAVLEVIALDVEDAVAAQAGGADRLELVTDMAADGLTPPAGTVAGIRAAVDISLRVMLRLADGFAAGDVDRLVRVARELRDAGADEFVLGFLDADGAVDLAAVERLAGELDGCRWTFHRAIDRAADRDALRKQLDGLPGLDTYLTAGAAGGVDDGLPTLVAEAARSGEPGYEQRIMVGGGLRLDHVPRLRDAGIDAFHIGGAARPGGWDEPVSAAAVAQWRTVLDGEVFPSSAS; encoded by the coding sequence ATGAGCACGCGTGCAGTCCTGGAGGTGATCGCCCTCGACGTCGAGGACGCGGTCGCCGCCCAGGCCGGAGGCGCGGACCGCCTCGAGCTGGTCACCGACATGGCGGCCGACGGACTCACCCCGCCGGCCGGGACCGTGGCCGGGATCCGCGCCGCCGTCGACATCTCGCTGCGCGTGATGCTGCGTCTGGCGGACGGGTTCGCGGCGGGGGACGTCGACCGGCTCGTCCGGGTGGCGCGGGAGCTGCGGGACGCCGGTGCCGACGAGTTCGTGCTCGGGTTCCTCGACGCGGACGGCGCGGTGGACCTGGCGGCCGTGGAGCGGCTGGCCGGCGAGCTGGACGGGTGCCGGTGGACCTTCCACCGGGCGATCGACCGCGCTGCCGACCGGGACGCGCTGCGCAAGCAGCTGGACGGGCTGCCCGGCCTGGACACCTACCTCACGGCCGGTGCGGCCGGAGGTGTGGACGACGGGCTCCCCACGCTGGTCGCGGAGGCGGCGCGCAGCGGGGAGCCCGGGTACGAGCAGCGGATCATGGTGGGCGGGGGTTTGCGCCTCGACCACGTACCGAGGTTGCGTGACGCCGGGATCGACGCCTTCCACATCGGCGGGGCGGCCCGTCCCGGCGGGTGGGACGAGCCGGTGTCCGCCGCGGCGGTCGCTCAGTGGCGGACGGTGCTGGACGGGGAGGTCTTCCCGAGTTCCGCTTCCTGA
- a CDS encoding DUF4157 domain-containing protein — protein sequence MHAEERARSAEARKGTAAARPTQAASPAPTPDLLALQRTVGNAAVVQMLRRAGHPGAQERHQHGADCNHQQTEHTVQRSTVHDVLRTAGRALDDGTRAEMEARLGADFSDVRIHTDEAARASAAEVGARAYTSGNHVVIGEGGADQHTLVHELTHVIQQRQGPVTGTGNGAGLRVSDPSDRFEREAEANVTRALSGPVPDRATQGPAERTGRGPEFVQRSVHPYPTSGTMPSVEVGKDLVGFAEKLDAAVQIAWLQATRNPTDAVLARTDGYLGRWAEQWQEYLVATTSAKKAEIAGLVPAMVGYAIESLATKVFLTERKSWTGPASGLTFSVAMQVTHGNTRPDVVLQLDGSDVAWYDITSAKSLGHIFEKDGSGWKTKPYVAEIAYPQVTAQTVESNTAAWVTAGKPAITNDPMIFANYWLERGRFEVSMNFMRQDILKTSPSLLDHARDAADRVTGNVNAARRQEYMRACLALYKAGALAGDSSASDVATAIAGKGDIPGVTALEPAPKDTAAVIQWLTGNHKKYGFQGSDGKSSFKSLSVQPGIVWLQECAAYKHLTVSDDDVLAHIRTNYSEDGLTALRNAGLVT from the coding sequence ATGCACGCCGAAGAACGGGCCAGGTCTGCCGAGGCACGGAAGGGCACGGCAGCGGCCCGCCCGACCCAGGCCGCGAGCCCGGCGCCGACCCCGGACCTCCTCGCGTTGCAGCGCACCGTCGGTAACGCGGCAGTCGTCCAGATGCTCCGTCGGGCCGGACACCCAGGGGCCCAGGAACGACACCAGCACGGCGCCGACTGCAACCACCAGCAGACCGAGCACACCGTACAGCGCTCCACAGTCCATGACGTCCTGCGCACCGCTGGCCGCGCCCTCGATGACGGCACCCGCGCCGAGATGGAAGCCCGCCTCGGCGCCGACTTCTCCGACGTGCGGATCCACACCGACGAGGCGGCCCGCGCCTCCGCCGCCGAGGTCGGCGCCCGCGCCTACACCTCCGGCAACCACGTCGTCATCGGCGAGGGCGGCGCCGACCAGCACACCCTCGTCCATGAGCTGACCCACGTCATCCAGCAGCGGCAGGGCCCGGTCACCGGTACCGGCAACGGGGCGGGGCTGCGCGTCTCGGACCCGTCGGACCGCTTCGAGCGGGAGGCGGAGGCCAACGTCACCAGAGCCCTGAGCGGACCGGTGCCCGACAGGGCGACGCAGGGCCCGGCTGAACGCACCGGCCGGGGCCCGGAGTTCGTCCAGCGCTCTGTCCACCCCTACCCGACGTCCGGCACCATGCCCAGCGTGGAGGTCGGGAAGGACCTGGTGGGCTTCGCCGAGAAGCTCGACGCGGCTGTCCAGATCGCCTGGCTCCAGGCCACCCGGAATCCGACCGACGCCGTTCTCGCGCGTACGGACGGATATCTGGGCCGGTGGGCGGAGCAGTGGCAGGAATACCTAGTGGCCACCACCTCGGCGAAGAAGGCGGAGATAGCCGGGCTGGTCCCTGCCATGGTCGGCTATGCCATCGAGTCCCTCGCCACAAAGGTGTTCCTCACCGAGCGGAAGTCCTGGACCGGTCCGGCCTCCGGCCTCACGTTCTCCGTGGCCATGCAGGTCACCCACGGCAACACCCGTCCCGATGTCGTCCTCCAACTCGACGGGAGCGACGTCGCCTGGTACGACATCACGTCCGCCAAGAGCCTGGGGCACATCTTCGAGAAGGACGGCTCCGGGTGGAAGACCAAGCCGTACGTAGCCGAAATCGCCTATCCGCAGGTGACGGCACAGACGGTCGAGTCGAACACGGCCGCGTGGGTGACGGCGGGCAAACCCGCCATCACGAACGACCCCATGATCTTCGCGAACTACTGGTTGGAACGCGGGCGGTTCGAGGTGTCCATGAACTTCATGCGCCAGGACATCCTGAAGACCTCCCCCTCCCTCCTCGACCACGCCCGGGACGCGGCCGACCGCGTCACGGGCAACGTGAACGCGGCACGCCGTCAGGAGTACATGAGGGCCTGCCTGGCCCTCTACAAGGCCGGGGCGCTCGCCGGCGACTCCAGCGCATCCGACGTGGCCACCGCGATCGCGGGCAAGGGCGACATACCGGGCGTTACGGCCCTCGAACCGGCTCCCAAGGACACCGCCGCGGTCATCCAGTGGCTCACCGGCAACCACAAGAAGTACGGCTTCCAGGGCAGCGACGGTAAGAGCAGTTTCAAGAGTCTGAGCGTCCAGCCCGGAATCGTCTGGCTCCAGGAGTGCGCCGCTTACAAGCACCTCACCGTCTCGGACGACGATGTCCTGGCCCACATCCGCACGAATTACTCGGAGGACGGCCTCACCGCACTCCGCAACGCGGGGCTGGTCACGTGA
- a CDS encoding maleylpyruvate isomerase family mycothiol-dependent enzyme — MTTADVREVRDPELPGRLLTTERDLLIPLLRARPDADYALPTAGCPGWTVRDVLAHCSAALTRVVESRFEKGVFSPESNQRDIAERAEWTNAQVVDELERGMTEAGAAIAGAGGVLDKVALGEWVHAGDVRETFGEPGAYAGGGLPHALALLAWITRDRGHLPLHADLDDVDEPLRFGDLSGERTPARYIGDAATLVRLYAGRPLPTAGYELAGAKEGELNIFG, encoded by the coding sequence ATGACAACTGCTGACGTGCGCGAGGTACGGGATCCCGAGCTGCCGGGGCGGCTGCTGACGACCGAGCGGGATCTGCTGATTCCGCTGCTGCGGGCCAGGCCGGACGCGGACTACGCGCTGCCGACCGCCGGGTGTCCGGGATGGACGGTGCGGGACGTGCTCGCGCACTGTTCCGCCGCGTTGACGAGGGTGGTGGAGAGCCGGTTCGAGAAGGGCGTGTTCTCGCCGGAGTCCAACCAGCGGGACATCGCCGAGCGGGCCGAGTGGACGAACGCCCAGGTGGTGGACGAGCTGGAGCGCGGGATGACCGAGGCGGGAGCGGCGATCGCCGGGGCGGGCGGTGTGCTGGACAAGGTCGCGCTGGGCGAGTGGGTGCACGCCGGCGACGTGCGCGAGACCTTCGGCGAGCCGGGGGCGTACGCCGGGGGCGGCCTGCCGCACGCGCTCGCGCTGCTCGCCTGGATCACCCGGGACCGGGGGCATCTGCCGCTGCACGCCGACCTGGACGACGTGGACGAGCCGCTCAGGTTCGGCGATCTGAGCGGGGAGCGGACCCCGGCGCGCTACATCGGGGACGCCGCCACGCTCGTACGGCTCTACGCGGGCCGTCCCCTGCCGACGGCCGGGTACGAGCTGGCGGGCGCGAAGGAGGGGGAGCTGAACATCTTCGGGTGA